One genomic region from Ornithinimicrobium flavum encodes:
- a CDS encoding YceI family protein: protein MGLLDWFKKSTPATTPSTSGADTAAPAATGTLVAEVPAADELTGTWTIDPSHTSIGFVARHAMVTNVRGSFDEVEGVGVLDAADPSTSSVTVTMKAASINTGNADRDGHLRSADFFDVETYPEVRFVSTSVVRGDADTFTVTGDLTIKDVTRPVTVDLAFTGVARDPFGNLRAGFEGETSVNRKDWGLEWNAALETGGVLVSEKVKLVFDVSAIKAA, encoded by the coding sequence ATGGGCCTGCTCGACTGGTTCAAGAAGTCCACCCCCGCCACCACCCCGTCGACCTCGGGCGCCGACACCGCCGCCCCGGCCGCCACCGGCACCCTCGTCGCCGAGGTCCCGGCCGCCGACGAGCTCACCGGCACCTGGACCATCGACCCGAGCCACACGAGCATCGGTTTCGTGGCCCGACACGCCATGGTGACCAACGTCCGCGGCAGCTTCGACGAGGTCGAGGGTGTCGGTGTGCTCGACGCCGCCGACCCGTCCACCTCCTCGGTCACGGTGACGATGAAGGCCGCCAGCATCAACACCGGCAACGCCGACCGCGACGGCCACCTGCGCTCGGCCGACTTCTTCGACGTGGAGACCTACCCCGAGGTCCGCTTCGTCTCGACCTCCGTCGTGCGCGGCGACGCCGACACCTTCACCGTCACCGGCGACCTCACCATCAAGGACGTCACCCGTCCGGTCACCGTCGACCTCGCCTTCACCGGTGTGGCCCGCGACCCCTTCGGCAACCTGCGCGCCGGCTTCGAGGGCGAGACCTCGGTCAACCGCAAGGACTGGGGCCTGGAGTGGAACGCGGCGCTGGAGACCGGTGGCGTGCTGGTCAGCGAGAAGGTCAAGCTCGTCTTCGACGTCTCCGCCATCAAGGCGGCCTGA
- a CDS encoding TraR/DksA family transcriptional regulator has translation MPPTPDSPDSPGPPAAEDPAARLAAERTAVQQRLVQLEVDMRGFFEASRDSNADDEHDPEGQTIAFERAQLAAVTAQARRHLAEVEAAIARVEEGTYGLCEQCGEPIAPGRLEARPTARTCVRHA, from the coding sequence ATGCCCCCGACCCCTGACTCCCCCGACTCCCCCGGCCCTCCCGCCGCCGAGGACCCGGCTGCGCGGCTCGCCGCGGAGCGCACCGCCGTGCAGCAGCGTCTGGTGCAGCTGGAGGTGGACATGCGGGGCTTCTTCGAGGCGTCCCGCGACTCCAACGCCGACGACGAGCACGACCCCGAGGGGCAGACGATCGCCTTCGAGCGGGCCCAGCTGGCGGCCGTGACCGCCCAGGCGCGGCGGCACCTGGCGGAGGTGGAGGCCGCGATCGCCCGGGTGGAGGAGGGGACGTACGGCCTCTGCGAGCAATGCGGCGAGCCGATCGCCCCCGGACGTCTCGAGGCCCGACCAACCGCGCGGACGTGCGTCCGTCATGCCTGA
- a CDS encoding dihydrofolate reductase family protein, with protein sequence MGQLVYVSIGSLDGFVADTDGNFDWSAPDEEVHAYLNERDAQVSVELYGRRLYEVMQVWETYGTGPDATEVERVYGEQWRGRPKVVYSSTLASVGTARTRLERRFDPRAVRRLVEEAEGQVSIGGPELAGHALRAGLVARVECYVAPVVVGGGTPWLPAGLHLDLRLEEEYRFSSGVVHLAYEVLPGGPAGEA encoded by the coding sequence ATGGGGCAGCTCGTCTACGTCTCGATCGGCTCCCTCGACGGGTTCGTGGCCGACACCGACGGCAACTTCGACTGGAGCGCCCCCGACGAGGAGGTGCACGCCTACCTCAACGAGCGCGACGCTCAGGTGAGCGTGGAGCTCTACGGGCGCCGGCTCTACGAGGTGATGCAGGTGTGGGAGACCTACGGCACCGGGCCGGACGCCACGGAGGTGGAGAGGGTCTACGGCGAGCAGTGGCGGGGCCGGCCCAAGGTGGTCTACTCGAGCACCCTGGCCTCGGTCGGCACCGCGCGGACCCGTCTGGAGAGGCGCTTCGATCCTCGCGCGGTCCGACGCCTCGTCGAGGAGGCCGAGGGCCAGGTCAGCATCGGCGGCCCCGAGCTCGCGGGCCACGCCCTCCGTGCCGGCCTCGTCGCCCGCGTCGAGTGCTACGTCGCCCCCGTCGTCGTGGGAGGCGGCACGCCGTGGCTGCCCGCCGGCCTGCACCTCGACCTCAGGCTGGAGGAGGAGTACCGGTTCTCCTCCGGCGTGGTCCACCTGGCCTACGAGGTGCTCCCCGGTGGACCGGCGGGGGAGGCGTGA
- a CDS encoding VOC family protein, with translation MTALAPYLFLPGTAREALTFWADVFGGTAQVHSLADFGRSDGPPEAVAHGELTGGPVTLFAADATGDQAPFRCEGLLLSLLGAAPPATLHEWFARLAEGGQVVDDLQTRPWGATDGQVVDRYGLSWLIGYEEQEPDSR, from the coding sequence ATGACCGCACTGGCGCCCTACCTCTTCCTGCCCGGCACCGCCCGCGAGGCGCTGACCTTCTGGGCCGACGTCTTCGGCGGAACGGCGCAGGTGCACTCCCTGGCCGACTTCGGCAGGTCGGACGGTCCGCCGGAGGCCGTCGCCCACGGTGAGCTGACGGGGGGACCGGTCACGCTGTTCGCCGCCGACGCGACCGGGGACCAGGCGCCGTTCCGCTGCGAGGGCCTGCTGCTCTCCCTCCTGGGCGCCGCGCCCCCCGCGACGCTGCACGAGTGGTTCGCGAGGCTCGCCGAGGGCGGTCAGGTCGTGGACGACCTGCAGACCCGCCCCTGGGGGGCCACGGACGGCCAGGTCGTCGACCGCTACGGCCTGTCCTGGCTCATCGGCTACGAGGAGCAGGAGCCGGACTCCCGCTGA
- a CDS encoding DUF5655 domain-containing protein, producing the protein MPEGPEDRDLVPEDLFRGFPQGLAVCRAVQDAVAAIGEAGVRVTKSQVAFRRRRGFAYVWRPGQYVRSDVPAVLSLALPRELVSARVKEVAHPSPGVWVHHVELSAPAEVDDEVVGWLTEAWAAGSGPGRQRESGSCSS; encoded by the coding sequence ATGCCTGAGGGGCCCGAGGATCGCGACCTCGTGCCGGAGGACCTCTTCCGAGGGTTCCCGCAGGGACTGGCGGTGTGCCGCGCGGTGCAGGACGCCGTGGCCGCGATCGGCGAGGCGGGCGTGCGGGTCACCAAGAGCCAGGTCGCCTTCCGGCGCCGCCGCGGGTTCGCCTACGTCTGGCGCCCGGGACAGTACGTCCGCAGCGACGTGCCCGCAGTGCTCTCCCTCGCCCTGCCGCGCGAGCTGGTCTCCGCCCGCGTCAAGGAGGTCGCCCATCCCTCGCCCGGGGTGTGGGTGCACCACGTCGAGCTCAGCGCTCCAGCGGAGGTGGACGACGAGGTCGTCGGCTGGCTCACGGAGGCCTGGGCGGCCGGCTCCGGGCCGGGTCGTCAGCGGGAGTCCGGCTCCTGCTCCTCGTAG
- a CDS encoding class I SAM-dependent methyltransferase, with protein MGRYSVALAPLLADLAGVSAGQRALDVGCGTGALTRELVARLGTDRVAGCDPSPAQLAACRAALPDVDLREAPAETLPWDDDTVDLALAQLVLHFVSDAERAVREMSRVVVPGGRVAACVWDYEGGMEMLRAFWDAAESVDPDAPGELGTMRFGRPGQLTALLSGAGLTHVAEEHLTVTSGYADTDELWSTFLLGVGPAGAYLVAQPEDRRATLRAAYLDRLGSPQGSFTLRAVARAAVGTVPAA; from the coding sequence ATGGGCCGGTACTCCGTCGCCCTGGCCCCCCTGCTCGCCGACCTGGCCGGGGTGTCGGCCGGGCAGCGGGCGCTGGACGTGGGCTGTGGCACCGGGGCACTGACGAGGGAGCTGGTGGCGCGGCTGGGCACCGACCGGGTGGCCGGGTGCGACCCCTCCCCCGCCCAGCTCGCCGCCTGCCGGGCCGCGCTGCCCGACGTGGACCTGCGCGAGGCGCCCGCCGAGACGCTGCCGTGGGACGACGACACCGTCGACCTCGCCCTGGCCCAGCTGGTGCTGCACTTCGTCTCCGACGCCGAGCGGGCGGTCCGCGAGATGTCGCGGGTGGTCGTGCCCGGCGGGCGGGTGGCGGCCTGCGTCTGGGACTACGAGGGCGGGATGGAGATGCTGCGTGCCTTCTGGGACGCCGCCGAGTCGGTGGACCCGGACGCCCCCGGCGAGCTGGGGACCATGCGCTTCGGCCGCCCGGGACAGCTCACGGCCCTGCTGTCCGGGGCCGGCCTCACGCACGTCGCCGAGGAGCACCTCACCGTCACCTCGGGGTATGCGGACACCGACGAGCTCTGGTCCACGTTCCTGCTGGGCGTCGGGCCGGCCGGTGCCTACCTGGTCGCCCAGCCGGAGGACCGGCGCGCCACGCTGCGCGCGGCATACCTCGACCGCCTCGGTTCGCCGCAGGGGTCCTTCACGCTGCGCGCCGTGGCCCGCGCCGCCGTGGGGACGGTGCCCGCAGCCTGA
- a CDS encoding tocopherol cyclase family protein, producing MDLLGRYRGSGADLPWQDPRRSHPGVAMEGYFWRVTDGAAGRSLIALVGVNQGPDGPWATVGMASSDGFLRTEALPGAEAAPGGLGARGGRGADGWAIEGTAHHLRVDLGVDARVDLRIEPLHRWPRLLGGSSVFHAVPRLNQYWHPWLLGGRASGTAVVGGRTWTLRGAQVYGEKNWGAEGFPDAWWWGQAHAFAEAEACVAFAGGQVHARPLGMPLRTEVTALVVRLPTGRVLRLGDPVVTPVQAEVADDSWRLRGVDRVNGWQVEVDAASPLPEAHVLPVPLPSQARNTPGALEHLAGTLEVRVARRGRPVWRGTSYLAGLEHGGLARAEAELARRGGRPEPVR from the coding sequence GTGGACCTGCTCGGGCGCTACCGCGGCAGCGGCGCCGACCTGCCGTGGCAGGACCCTCGCCGCTCGCATCCGGGCGTCGCGATGGAGGGCTACTTCTGGCGGGTGACCGACGGTGCCGCCGGCCGCTCGCTCATCGCGCTGGTCGGCGTCAACCAGGGGCCGGACGGCCCCTGGGCCACGGTCGGGATGGCCAGCTCCGACGGCTTCCTGCGGACGGAGGCCCTGCCCGGTGCGGAGGCGGCGCCCGGTGGCCTCGGCGCCCGTGGAGGTCGCGGGGCCGACGGCTGGGCGATCGAGGGGACCGCGCACCACCTGCGGGTCGACCTCGGGGTGGACGCCCGGGTCGACCTGCGGATCGAGCCCCTGCACCGGTGGCCACGGCTCCTCGGCGGGTCCAGCGTCTTCCACGCGGTGCCCCGGCTCAACCAGTACTGGCACCCCTGGCTGCTCGGCGGCCGGGCGAGTGGCACCGCGGTCGTCGGCGGGCGGACGTGGACCCTCCGGGGCGCCCAGGTCTACGGCGAGAAGAACTGGGGGGCGGAGGGCTTCCCCGACGCCTGGTGGTGGGGGCAGGCGCACGCCTTCGCCGAGGCTGAGGCGTGCGTCGCCTTCGCCGGGGGTCAGGTCCACGCCCGACCGCTGGGTATGCCGTTGCGCACCGAGGTGACCGCGCTGGTCGTCCGCCTCCCCACGGGTCGGGTGCTGCGCCTCGGGGACCCGGTGGTCACTCCGGTGCAGGCCGAGGTCGCCGACGACTCCTGGCGGCTGCGCGGGGTGGACCGCGTCAACGGCTGGCAGGTCGAGGTCGACGCGGCCTCTCCCCTGCCGGAGGCGCACGTGCTGCCCGTACCCCTCCCCTCGCAGGCGCGCAACACCCCGGGCGCCCTGGAGCACCTCGCCGGGACGCTCGAGGTACGCGTGGCCCGGCGCGGACGACCGGTCTGGCGGGGCACGTCATACCTGGCCGGCCTGGAGCACGGAGGGCTGGCGCGGGCGGAGGCCGAGCTGGCCAGGCGCGGTGGCCGGCCCGAGCCGGTGCGGTGA
- a CDS encoding CNNM domain-containing protein produces the protein MTDPLVVVLVTVALIVASAFFVIIEFALLGARRHRLELEAPTSRSARSALRGMNELTLMLAGAQLGITAATFALGAITKPAVDAWLGPLLTGVGVPEWVAGGTSFALSLLFVTFLHLVVGEMAPKSWAIAHPERAAKLVSPPGRAFVWIVRPLLLGINNLANRLVAASGVTPVERAAVGGQDADTIRSLVEHSAQKGTLEGAFQRQIDRVIDLEQLTLGDLVPEDQHPTAVGVEATVAEVQEAAAGSGHLRILLAAHDGSAAGVVHVRDTLLHDAHHQVRLLARPAFVLDPGTPVYEALARMRERGEQLTVVAGPDRTHGVVSVSDIMHRVLPSRVLVDPALGPPEAR, from the coding sequence ATGACCGACCCCCTCGTCGTGGTGCTGGTGACGGTCGCGCTCATCGTCGCGAGCGCCTTCTTCGTCATCATCGAGTTCGCTTTGCTGGGCGCGCGCCGCCACCGCCTGGAGCTGGAGGCGCCCACGTCGCGCTCGGCCCGGTCCGCCCTGCGCGGGATGAACGAGCTCACGCTCATGCTGGCCGGGGCGCAGCTGGGCATCACCGCAGCCACCTTCGCCCTCGGTGCGATCACCAAGCCGGCGGTGGACGCCTGGCTGGGCCCGCTCCTCACCGGGGTCGGGGTGCCCGAGTGGGTGGCCGGTGGCACCTCCTTCGCGCTGTCGCTGCTGTTCGTGACCTTCCTGCACCTGGTCGTGGGGGAGATGGCCCCCAAGTCCTGGGCGATCGCCCACCCCGAGCGGGCGGCCAAGCTCGTCTCGCCCCCCGGACGGGCCTTCGTGTGGATCGTCCGGCCGCTGCTGCTGGGCATCAACAACCTCGCCAACCGGCTCGTGGCCGCCAGCGGTGTCACCCCGGTGGAGCGGGCTGCGGTGGGAGGTCAGGACGCCGACACGATCCGGTCCCTCGTCGAGCACTCCGCGCAGAAGGGGACCCTGGAGGGCGCCTTCCAGCGGCAGATCGACCGGGTGATCGACCTCGAGCAGCTGACCCTGGGCGACCTGGTGCCGGAGGACCAGCACCCGACGGCCGTCGGGGTGGAGGCCACCGTCGCGGAGGTGCAGGAGGCTGCCGCCGGCAGCGGGCACCTGCGGATCCTGCTGGCGGCGCACGACGGGAGCGCGGCGGGAGTGGTGCACGTGCGCGACACGCTGCTGCACGACGCCCACCACCAGGTCCGCCTGCTGGCGCGCCCCGCCTTCGTCCTCGATCCCGGCACCCCGGTCTACGAGGCGCTCGCGCGGATGCGTGAGCGGGGCGAGCAGCTGACGGTCGTGGCCGGACCTGACCGCACCCACGGGGTGGTGAGCGTCTCGGACATCATGCACCGCGTGCTGCCCAGCAGGGTGCTCGTGGACCCCGCGCTCGGCCCGCCCGAGGCTCGCTGA
- a CDS encoding DUF5129 domain-containing protein produces MSNLRRGLVGGLASLAVVGTSVGLFLAQAPEHAASEVVVDDTAEILHEPTLRAAVEDVRFHEPTTVALFTSRGGAAAATDDRALNDAVLAHARESRTEWLSADGQTWADDLYIYAVDPEGRLVGTYFGENRKVGQDSQLEIQDATKDDLRAGRWTEGAVVGVEAAAARMNAPFLRTTGGGVAAGAASLATLVASGAYLGVGLRRAGRSREARAEGDRRMAAVVRDAEVTELHARLIPDGTRYGGAMLRRYDDYARGVRELTELSNEARSIPERDYDTKESVARLTAYRDKARALDELDDVIAGTATLLNLDSAWPEVWERETAPLRRDLEAVEPLLGEELPDAARGTAESRALRSFASRELVRLDRMRAELEAGEVTPDDALDHLRATRDQLSSLLDDLAGVVARTFSEDEDEQRTLAEAMRTGRSGHPAEPTIVSTAHPAWTWYAVSSFRSGYSTGTSEVEQARSATSGSTSGYSGGGSFSGAGSSSRF; encoded by the coding sequence ATGTCGAACCTGCGCAGGGGACTGGTCGGGGGGCTCGCGTCGCTCGCCGTGGTGGGCACGAGCGTCGGGCTGTTCCTCGCCCAGGCACCGGAGCACGCCGCGTCCGAGGTGGTCGTGGACGACACCGCCGAGATCCTGCACGAGCCGACGCTGCGGGCCGCGGTGGAGGACGTGCGCTTCCACGAGCCGACCACGGTGGCGCTCTTCACCTCCCGCGGCGGGGCGGCCGCCGCGACCGACGACCGCGCCCTCAACGACGCGGTCCTGGCGCACGCGCGGGAGTCGCGCACGGAGTGGCTCAGCGCCGACGGGCAGACGTGGGCCGACGACCTCTACATCTACGCCGTCGACCCGGAGGGGCGCCTGGTCGGCACCTACTTCGGGGAGAACCGCAAGGTCGGGCAGGACAGCCAGCTGGAGATCCAGGACGCGACCAAGGACGACCTGCGCGCCGGCCGGTGGACCGAGGGGGCGGTCGTCGGGGTGGAGGCCGCGGCCGCCCGGATGAACGCACCCTTCCTGCGCACGACGGGCGGCGGTGTCGCCGCCGGGGCCGCCTCGCTCGCGACCCTGGTCGCCTCCGGGGCCTACCTCGGGGTCGGCCTGCGCCGGGCGGGCCGCAGCCGGGAGGCCCGCGCCGAGGGTGACCGGCGGATGGCTGCCGTCGTGCGGGACGCCGAGGTGACCGAGCTGCACGCCCGCCTCATCCCGGACGGCACGCGCTACGGCGGGGCGATGCTGCGGCGCTACGACGACTACGCCCGCGGGGTGCGGGAGCTGACCGAGCTCAGCAACGAGGCCCGGTCGATCCCGGAGCGGGACTACGACACCAAGGAGTCCGTGGCCAGGCTCACCGCATACCGTGACAAGGCCCGGGCCCTGGACGAGCTGGACGACGTCATCGCCGGCACCGCGACCCTCCTCAACCTGGACTCCGCCTGGCCCGAGGTCTGGGAGCGCGAGACCGCGCCGCTGCGGCGCGACCTCGAGGCGGTGGAGCCGCTGCTCGGCGAGGAGCTGCCGGACGCGGCCCGGGGGACGGCGGAGTCACGGGCGCTGCGCAGCTTCGCCAGCCGCGAGCTGGTGAGGCTGGACCGGATGCGGGCCGAGCTGGAGGCTGGGGAGGTCACCCCCGACGACGCCCTGGACCACCTGCGCGCCACCCGCGACCAGCTGAGCAGCCTGCTCGACGACCTCGCCGGGGTCGTCGCCCGCACGTTCAGCGAGGACGAGGACGAGCAGCGCACCCTCGCCGAGGCCATGCGCACGGGCCGCTCCGGCCACCCCGCCGAGCCGACGATCGTCAGCACGGCCCACCCGGCCTGGACATGGTACGCCGTCAGCTCCTTCCGCAGCGGCTACTCCACCGGGACCAGCGAGGTCGAGCAGGCCCGGTCCGCCACCTCCGGGTCCACCTCCGGCTACAGCGGCGGCGGCAGCTTCAGCGGCGCGGGCAGCTCCTCCCGCTTCTGA
- a CDS encoding hemolysin family protein, with protein sequence MTEAVLLLLAGIVVILLIIAANGYFVAQEFAYMSVDRNRLASRARGGDAAAERALKVTRRTSFMLSGAQLGITVTGLMVGYVAEPMVGSALGVLLGGAGVPESVSILVGTVGVLAVATVVQMLFGELYPKNLAIANAEPMARWMARSTLIYLAVFGWLIAFFDRSANLLLRLVRIEPIHDLDTSATAEDLERIVADSRDSGDLPLEMSMLLDRILDFPDQDVEHAMVPRGRVDTVTPGMTVAELRTLMAHAHTRYPVVDGEGQAVGVVQLGDILRLPADSGTAVGEVMRPPVIVPTLMPLPAAVAELDEAGEQLACVVDEYGGFAGVLTMEDLAEELVGEITDEHDAEMPEQILGGEDDEWRMDGDVHVDEVERAVGHRLPEGDFETVAGLLIAQTGDLPDVGEVVTVELPQDPSELVSDEPVLRSLAVEVLEVERHVPSEVRVRLLTRPADEVVPEPAEPQDEDQDEDQDEEERR encoded by the coding sequence ATGACCGAGGCCGTCCTGCTCCTGCTGGCGGGGATCGTGGTGATCCTGCTGATCATCGCGGCGAACGGTTACTTCGTGGCCCAGGAGTTCGCCTACATGTCGGTCGACCGCAACCGGCTGGCCTCCCGCGCCCGCGGCGGGGACGCGGCGGCCGAAAGGGCCCTGAAGGTCACGCGGCGGACCTCCTTCATGCTGTCCGGCGCCCAGCTGGGCATCACCGTGACCGGCCTGATGGTCGGGTATGTCGCGGAGCCCATGGTCGGGTCCGCGCTGGGCGTCCTGCTGGGCGGGGCGGGGGTGCCCGAGTCCGTGAGCATCCTGGTCGGCACCGTCGGGGTGCTGGCCGTCGCGACCGTCGTGCAGATGCTCTTCGGTGAGCTCTACCCCAAGAACCTGGCGATCGCCAATGCCGAGCCGATGGCCCGGTGGATGGCCCGGTCCACGCTGATCTACCTGGCTGTCTTCGGCTGGTTGATCGCCTTCTTCGACAGGTCGGCCAACCTGCTGCTGCGGCTGGTCCGCATCGAGCCGATCCACGACCTCGACACCAGCGCGACCGCCGAGGACCTCGAGCGCATCGTCGCCGACTCCCGCGACAGCGGCGACCTGCCGCTGGAGATGTCGATGCTGCTGGACCGCATCCTGGACTTCCCCGACCAGGACGTGGAGCACGCGATGGTGCCCCGGGGCCGGGTGGACACGGTGACCCCCGGCATGACGGTGGCCGAGCTGCGGACCCTCATGGCGCACGCCCACACCCGCTACCCGGTCGTCGACGGTGAGGGGCAGGCCGTGGGGGTGGTGCAGCTCGGGGACATCCTGCGCCTGCCCGCGGACTCCGGCACCGCGGTGGGTGAGGTCATGCGCCCACCGGTCATCGTCCCCACCCTCATGCCCCTGCCGGCGGCGGTGGCCGAGCTGGACGAGGCCGGCGAGCAGCTGGCCTGCGTCGTGGACGAGTACGGCGGGTTCGCGGGCGTGCTGACCATGGAGGACCTGGCCGAGGAGCTCGTGGGGGAGATCACCGACGAGCACGACGCCGAGATGCCGGAGCAGATCCTGGGCGGCGAGGACGACGAGTGGCGGATGGACGGTGACGTGCACGTGGACGAGGTCGAGCGTGCCGTCGGGCACCGGCTGCCCGAGGGTGACTTCGAGACCGTCGCGGGGCTGCTGATCGCGCAGACCGGTGACCTGCCCGACGTCGGGGAGGTGGTGACCGTCGAGCTGCCGCAGGACCCCTCCGAGCTCGTCTCGGACGAGCCGGTGCTGCGCAGCCTCGCGGTCGAGGTCCTCGAGGTGGAGCGGCACGTGCCCAGCGAGGTCCGGGTCCGCCTGCTCACCCGGCCGGCCGACGAGGTGGTCCCCGAGCCTGCGGAGCCGCAGGACGAGGACCAGGACGAGGACCAGGACGAGGAGGAGCGGCGATGA
- a CDS encoding DNA glycosylase AlkZ-like family protein — translation MIELSARDARRLAVSAQLLARPRPHDLIGTAAGLGAVQVDHTAHVAPSAELVLWSRLGSRVSRAAIEDAIGSGRLVEIRGFLRPARDVALFTAEMAAWPGPDPPAYRVAEERWVHANRHARDEILEQLRADGPLPARELSADFAVDWRSSGWNDTKNVPMMLERLEERGEVAVSHRLGRERVWDLAARIHPDEPPVPLEQALAERSRRRLRALGLARVKGPACPVEPLDVGEVGEPARVAGVRGEWRVDPALLHTPFSGRTALLSPLDRLVLDRRRMEEIFGFDYALEMYKPAAQRIWGYYALPVLHLDRLVGKVDARADREDGVLRVDRLHEDAPWSGSVRSAVEVELRSLARFLDLGLVLPGRKG, via the coding sequence GTGATCGAGCTCTCGGCCCGCGACGCGCGCCGGCTGGCGGTGAGCGCCCAGCTGCTGGCGCGGCCGCGACCGCACGACCTGATCGGCACCGCCGCCGGCCTGGGGGCCGTCCAGGTCGACCACACGGCCCACGTCGCCCCCAGTGCCGAGCTGGTCCTGTGGAGCCGCCTCGGGAGCCGGGTGAGCCGGGCGGCGATCGAGGACGCGATCGGGTCGGGCCGGCTCGTGGAGATCCGCGGATTCCTCCGCCCGGCCCGGGACGTCGCGCTCTTCACCGCCGAGATGGCCGCGTGGCCGGGGCCCGACCCGCCGGCCTACCGGGTGGCCGAGGAGCGCTGGGTGCACGCCAACCGGCACGCACGCGACGAGATCCTGGAGCAGCTGCGGGCCGACGGTCCCCTGCCCGCGCGGGAGCTGTCCGCCGACTTCGCCGTCGACTGGCGCTCGTCCGGGTGGAACGACACCAAGAACGTCCCGATGATGCTGGAGCGTCTGGAGGAGCGCGGTGAGGTCGCCGTCTCCCACCGCCTGGGGCGCGAGCGCGTCTGGGACCTGGCGGCCCGCATCCACCCCGACGAGCCGCCCGTGCCGCTGGAGCAGGCGCTGGCCGAGCGGTCCCGGCGACGGTTGCGCGCCCTCGGCCTCGCCCGCGTCAAGGGCCCTGCATGCCCGGTCGAGCCGCTGGACGTGGGCGAGGTCGGGGAGCCGGCCCGGGTGGCGGGCGTCCGCGGCGAGTGGCGGGTGGACCCGGCGCTGCTGCATACCCCCTTCTCGGGGCGGACCGCCCTGCTCTCCCCCCTGGACCGGCTCGTCCTCGACCGGCGGCGGATGGAGGAGATCTTCGGCTTCGACTACGCGCTGGAGATGTACAAGCCCGCCGCGCAACGGATCTGGGGCTACTACGCGCTGCCCGTGCTGCACCTGGACCGGCTCGTCGGCAAGGTCGACGCGCGGGCCGACCGCGAGGATGGCGTGCTGCGGGTCGATAGGCTGCACGAGGACGCGCCGTGGTCCGGCAGCGTCCGCTCGGCGGTCGAGGTGGAGCTGCGGTCGCTGGCCCGGTTCCTCGACCTCGGGCTGGTGCTCCCCGGCAGGAAGGGCTGA
- a CDS encoding VOC family protein, with amino-acid sequence MVGTEFPGDASSPAGDVAMFELEGGLVLALYPRTELAKDANVAVGPPSSGEFSIGQIVGTVSEVDAALAEALAAGATWTEEPYERPWGMYSGYFRDPDGHLWEIVCDTSAKADL; translated from the coding sequence GTGGTCGGCACCGAGTTCCCCGGGGACGCGAGCAGCCCGGCGGGGGACGTCGCGATGTTCGAGCTCGAGGGCGGTCTGGTGCTGGCCCTCTACCCCCGCACCGAGCTGGCCAAGGACGCCAACGTCGCGGTCGGCCCGCCGAGCAGCGGAGAGTTCAGCATCGGGCAGATCGTCGGGACGGTGTCGGAGGTCGACGCGGCGCTGGCCGAGGCCCTGGCGGCGGGGGCCACCTGGACCGAGGAGCCGTACGAACGCCCCTGGGGCATGTACTCCGGCTACTTCCGCGACCCCGACGGCCACCTGTGGGAGATCGTCTGCGACACCAGCGCGAAGGCGGACCTCTAG
- a CDS encoding GntR family transcriptional regulator produces MLRIDPESPDPPFAQLRAQILAGVGDGSLAPGDRLPTVRALAGELGLAANTVARAYRELEADGVLEGRGRSGTFVRSTVTAGRAASAAASGRAAAERYAETVRSLGLDPQEALALVRRALDA; encoded by the coding sequence ATGCTGCGGATCGACCCGGAGTCCCCGGACCCACCCTTCGCCCAGCTGCGGGCGCAGATCCTGGCCGGCGTCGGCGACGGCAGCCTCGCTCCGGGGGACCGGCTGCCGACGGTGCGCGCCCTGGCCGGGGAGCTCGGCCTCGCCGCCAACACGGTCGCCCGGGCCTACCGCGAGCTGGAGGCCGACGGCGTGCTGGAGGGTCGGGGCCGGTCAGGGACGTTCGTGCGCTCCACCGTCACCGCGGGGAGGGCGGCCTCCGCCGCCGCCTCGGGACGGGCGGCGGCGGAGCGGTATGCCGAGACCGTGCGGTCGCTCGGTCTGGACCCGCAGGAGGCCCTGGCGCTGGTGCGGCGGGCGCTGGACGCCTGA